From Desulfuromonas sp.:
ATCCTCATCGCCTGAAGCGTAACGATAATTACTCGGTAAATTCATCCCGGCATATAATTGACGTCTCTAATTAGGTTTGACAAGCTGACATGGTTCCGTTAAATTGCTCAGACAATCAAATACTTACTATCGTTATCGAGAGTGGTGGAGGGAAAGGCCCTGCGAAGCCACAGCAACCGGTTCATGGCAACATGAACGTCAGGTGCTAATTCCTGCCCTGCATCAAGCGGGGAGAGATGAGGATGGTGCTTGCTGAATACTATCGAGACTCCATGCAGGCCCCTTCCCATCCGGAAGGGGCCTTTTTTATCTGGAAAGCTATGAGCGAATCGATCGGCATCGTCAAAACTGAATATGCGCACTTCGACACCGAACTGCAGCTCGAAAGCGGCCGCCTGCTCGGACCGATCACCATTGCCTACGAGACCTACGGTGAGTTGAATGCCGACAAGAGCAACGTCATTCTGGTGGCTCACGCCTGGACCGGTGACGCTCATGCCGCCGGCCGCAACTCGGAGGAAGATCGCAAGCCGGGCTGGTGGGACGACATGATCGGCCCCGGCAAGGTCCTCGACACCGATCGCTACCACGTTATCTGCACCAACACCATCGGCTCCTGCAAGGGTTCAACCGGTCCGACCAGCATCAACCCGAAAACCGGCCAGCCTTATAAGCTGTCGTTTCCGGTGTTAATGGTCCGCGACATGGTCCGGGCCCAGGTTTTGTTGCTTGACCATCTCGGCATCTACATACTGCAAACCGTCATTGGCGGTAGCATGGGCGCGATGCAGGCACTCGAGTGGGCGATTCTTTATCCGGAACGGGTCCGATCAATCATTCCGATCGCCGGCACCGGCCGGACTTCGCCGATGGCGATCGCCCTGAATGCCCTGGCGCGACAGGCGATTTATAACGATCCGCTCTATAAAAAAGGGAACTACCGCCCCGAGCATCCGCCGGCCGACGGTCTTGCCCTCGCCCGCGCGGTCGGGCACATCTCTTTTCTGTCCGACGCCTCGATGCATCTCAAGTTCGGGCGACGCTATTCGGCCCGCGATGGCATGTTCGACTTCTTCGGCAAGTTTGAAGTCGAGCGTTACCTTGCATACAACGGCGGTAACTTCATTGACAAGTTCGACACAAATTCGTTCCTCTACCTCGCCAAGGCCCTCGACCTCTACGATGTCTCCTGGAACTTTGACAGCATGGAGAATGCCCTGTCGAACCTCGATTGTCCGTCGCTCTGGTTTGCCTTCACTTCCGACTGGCTCTACC
This genomic window contains:
- a CDS encoding homoserine O-acetyltransferase, with product MSESIGIVKTEYAHFDTELQLESGRLLGPITIAYETYGELNADKSNVILVAHAWTGDAHAAGRNSEEDRKPGWWDDMIGPGKVLDTDRYHVICTNTIGSCKGSTGPTSINPKTGQPYKLSFPVLMVRDMVRAQVLLLDHLGIYILQTVIGGSMGAMQALEWAILYPERVRSIIPIAGTGRTSPMAIALNALARQAIYNDPLYKKGNYRPEHPPADGLALARAVGHISFLSDASMHLKFGRRYSARDGMFDFFGKFEVERYLAYNGGNFIDKFDTNSFLYLAKALDLYDVSWNFDSMENALSNLDCPSLWFAFTSDWLYPPNQTEEVVGILESLKKPVEYHLIESDYGHDSFLVEPEKFTPKVVEFLKRLENQ